The following proteins are encoded in a genomic region of Haloarcula marina:
- a CDS encoding glycoside hydrolase family 68 protein, with the protein MSEQSLGEGASGFKARAGWTREQAAKIRRTDDTVAPIVYPPDDDQIPEVHIWDTWFLRERDGTLAEVNGYRVCFSLTAPADLLPGKRHDVATIRCFYSDDGRNWHNAGPVFDEALGQRQWAGSALYDDDGSVYLFYTAAGEDDAEELTYGQRIVGASGGTIHTGDGFAIHGPWTHHELLHPDGERYEREDQSRAMIYTFRDPWFFEDPATGETWLLFEANSPVPEGSDACGGDAEQQGFNGSVGLAHSPTGDPLEWELQDPLIDAVGVNQELERPHIVYKDGLYYLFISSHLHTFAPGLEGYDALYGFVAEEFSGDYVPLNESGLVATNPANAPFQSYSWMAFPHDDEVLVQSFFNYFDFAGETLDEIAHLPESEQMRRFGGSLGPTLRLDVEGTKTKIIGKLGHWHIPMRGETLPPTERELIRRARAGEDAASSYHATEN; encoded by the coding sequence ATGAGCGAACAGTCACTCGGCGAGGGGGCCTCCGGGTTCAAGGCCCGCGCCGGTTGGACGCGCGAACAGGCCGCCAAGATACGACGGACTGACGACACCGTCGCACCCATCGTCTATCCGCCCGACGACGACCAGATTCCGGAGGTCCACATCTGGGACACGTGGTTCCTCCGCGAGCGCGACGGAACGCTCGCCGAGGTGAACGGCTACCGCGTCTGCTTCTCGCTGACCGCGCCCGCGGACCTCCTTCCGGGTAAGCGCCACGACGTGGCTACCATCCGGTGTTTCTACTCCGACGACGGGCGCAACTGGCACAACGCCGGTCCCGTCTTCGACGAAGCGCTGGGCCAGCGCCAGTGGGCCGGGTCCGCCCTGTACGACGACGACGGGTCCGTCTACCTGTTCTACACCGCCGCGGGGGAGGACGACGCCGAAGAACTCACCTACGGCCAGCGAATCGTCGGGGCCAGCGGCGGGACCATCCACACCGGCGACGGGTTCGCCATCCACGGTCCGTGGACCCACCACGAACTCCTTCACCCGGACGGCGAGCGCTACGAGCGCGAGGACCAGTCACGCGCGATGATTTACACCTTCCGCGACCCGTGGTTCTTCGAAGACCCCGCGACGGGCGAGACGTGGCTGCTGTTCGAAGCGAACTCCCCAGTCCCGGAGGGGAGCGACGCCTGCGGCGGGGACGCCGAACAGCAAGGATTCAACGGGAGCGTCGGCCTCGCACACTCGCCGACGGGCGACCCGCTGGAGTGGGAACTCCAAGACCCGCTCATCGACGCTGTCGGGGTCAATCAGGAACTGGAGCGCCCCCACATCGTCTACAAGGACGGTCTGTACTACCTCTTTATCTCCAGTCACCTCCACACGTTCGCGCCGGGGCTGGAGGGGTACGACGCACTGTACGGCTTCGTCGCCGAGGAGTTCAGCGGCGACTACGTCCCGCTGAACGAATCGGGACTGGTCGCGACGAACCCCGCGAACGCCCCCTTCCAGTCGTACTCGTGGATGGCGTTCCCGCACGACGACGAAGTGCTGGTCCAGAGCTTCTTCAACTACTTCGACTTCGCGGGCGAGACGCTGGACGAAATCGCACATCTCCCGGAGTCCGAGCAGATGCGACGCTTCGGCGGGTCGCTGGGGCCGACGCTCCGACTCGACGTGGAGGGCACGAAGACGAAGATTATCGGCAAACTCGGCCACTGGCACATCCCGATGCGCGGCGAGACACTGCCGCCGACCGAACGGGAACTGATTCGCCGAGCGCGCGCCGGTGAAGACGCGGCGTCGAGCTATCACGCCACCGAGAACTGA
- a CDS encoding GH32 C-terminal domain-containing protein, whose translation MVQSLRVGCLFVDSPSDEQTAAYEWCETTFDDVERCPLSAVDPSAYDVLWWHRDDPSIDGVLSGARGEALSTYVRNGGRLLLTLGAVAAVEPLGFDAVGPDATGWEEIPEPTGPLWKVLYEDHPVTDGFDTLRVHTRGGGVTVPYARYERVAPTAGEVLASTARGGTDVVKQMSVITWHPGDGHALGIGSAVSFLQPTHDICQGNRQTLISNALTHLGVSEADPLTDYPKDLGAMAQVRDRLSGDTLRPTYHLTSPGNWLNDPNGLIHWNDRYHVFYQYNPTGPFHNTIHWGHAVSDDLVHWEDRPVALSPSPDGPDRDGCWSGCAVDDDGVATILYTGGREKKQLPCIATAADEELTGWVKDPANPIIEETPTEPEVLRTEDWEGEFRDHCVWRDDGVWHQLIGAGIEGGGGAALLYTSENLRDWEYCGPILTGDRDTAGTVWECPELLDFGDHQLLHVSNYEDVVYFLGTYEDGEFSAERRDKLDHGDFYAPQSMWTDSGRILTWGWIPEARDVSAQWDAGWSGAMSLPRELSLADDGGLCQRPAPELTALRGENTHRDELRLDGDRHRLNADSRRFEFRATIRLEDAEAVELSVLESPDRDEYTPIRYTRNSEITVDRATASEDPQATRATHRMRVTPYDSPLSLRVFVDGSIVEVFANERHCLTSRVYPTSDDATGISLSAEDGRATIASVDVWEMESAWDSEPPSK comes from the coding sequence ATGGTACAGTCGCTACGTGTCGGCTGCCTCTTCGTCGATTCTCCGTCAGACGAGCAGACGGCAGCGTACGAGTGGTGCGAGACGACGTTCGACGACGTGGAGCGGTGTCCGCTCTCGGCAGTCGACCCGAGTGCGTACGACGTGCTCTGGTGGCATCGTGACGACCCCTCTATCGACGGTGTGCTCTCGGGGGCGCGCGGTGAGGCGTTGTCCACCTACGTCAGGAACGGCGGTCGACTCCTGCTGACGCTCGGTGCGGTGGCGGCGGTCGAACCGCTCGGCTTCGACGCCGTCGGCCCGGACGCGACCGGATGGGAGGAGATTCCCGAACCGACCGGGCCGCTGTGGAAGGTGCTGTACGAGGACCACCCCGTCACCGACGGCTTCGACACGCTCCGGGTCCACACGCGTGGCGGCGGCGTGACAGTCCCGTACGCCCGGTACGAACGCGTCGCCCCGACGGCGGGCGAAGTGCTCGCCAGCACGGCCCGTGGCGGAACCGACGTGGTCAAGCAGATGAGCGTCATCACGTGGCACCCGGGCGACGGCCACGCGCTCGGCATCGGGTCGGCCGTCTCGTTCCTCCAGCCGACGCACGACATCTGTCAGGGCAATCGGCAGACGTTGATTTCGAACGCGCTGACGCACCTCGGCGTGAGCGAAGCGGACCCGCTCACCGACTACCCGAAAGACCTCGGGGCGATGGCGCAGGTCCGCGACCGCCTCTCCGGGGACACGCTCCGGCCGACCTACCACCTCACCTCGCCGGGGAACTGGCTCAACGACCCCAACGGCCTCATCCACTGGAACGACCGGTATCACGTGTTCTACCAGTACAACCCGACCGGGCCGTTCCACAACACCATCCACTGGGGCCACGCCGTCAGCGACGATTTAGTTCACTGGGAGGACCGCCCCGTGGCGCTGTCCCCGTCGCCGGACGGCCCGGACCGCGACGGCTGTTGGTCCGGCTGTGCCGTCGACGACGACGGCGTCGCGACGATTCTGTACACCGGCGGCCGCGAGAAGAAGCAACTGCCGTGTATCGCGACGGCGGCCGACGAGGAGTTGACCGGATGGGTCAAAGACCCCGCGAACCCCATCATCGAGGAGACGCCGACGGAACCGGAAGTCCTCCGCACCGAGGACTGGGAGGGCGAGTTCCGCGACCACTGTGTCTGGCGCGACGACGGCGTCTGGCACCAACTCATCGGCGCGGGCATCGAGGGCGGCGGCGGCGCGGCGCTCCTCTACACTTCGGAGAACCTCCGCGACTGGGAGTACTGCGGCCCGATTCTGACCGGCGACCGGGACACCGCCGGAACCGTCTGGGAGTGCCCGGAACTGTTGGACTTCGGGGACCACCAACTCCTCCACGTCTCGAACTACGAGGACGTGGTCTACTTCCTCGGCACGTACGAGGACGGCGAGTTCAGCGCCGAGCGTCGGGACAAACTCGACCACGGCGACTTCTACGCCCCGCAGTCGATGTGGACCGACAGCGGCCGCATCCTCACGTGGGGCTGGATTCCGGAGGCCCGCGACGTGAGTGCCCAGTGGGACGCCGGATGGTCCGGCGCGATGTCCCTGCCCCGAGAACTGTCGCTGGCTGACGACGGCGGCCTCTGTCAGCGTCCTGCGCCGGAACTGACGGCGCTTCGCGGCGAGAACACCCACCGAGACGAACTCCGTCTCGACGGCGACAGACACCGACTGAACGCCGACAGTCGGCGCTTCGAGTTCCGCGCCACTATCAGACTGGAGGACGCGGAGGCGGTGGAACTCTCGGTGCTGGAGTCGCCCGACAGAGACGAGTACACGCCGATACGGTACACGCGCAACAGCGAGATTACGGTCGACCGCGCGACGGCAAGCGAGGACCCGCAGGCGACCCGCGCCACCCATCGGATGCGCGTGACGCCGTACGACTCGCCGCTGTCGCTGCGCGTGTTCGTCGACGGCTCAATCGTCGAGGTGTTCGCCAACGAGCGGCACTGCCTGACGAGTCGCGTCTATCCGACGAGCGACGATGCGACGGGCATCTCGCTGTCGGCCGAGGACGGCCGCGCGACGATAGCCTCCGTCGACGTTTGGGAGATGGAGTCGGCGTGGGACAGCGAACCGCCGAGTAAGTAG
- a CDS encoding rod shape-determining protein: MSDDDAEDATEGTTGGGRSVPVGVKLGSTRTVIALPDDHGTENRIIRTLTCMATYEDALTGEEKVLYGEEAAREYPDRVQYMLRSGLPEDADRAEMTKRFFEAIIEENDIPADSGVVYAIPTIDNPAGLDNLRSVIEDSSIGLSMVESYPESLCGSIPAFGDDLEAIDEIFLSVNMGSTNLEASAYRRGEQLAPFTTGAVTGNEVDRMIANYVEEETQGRVNIDTQTAREYKEEHADFVEFEPFTDIIQQPGGGTHEFTIERSVMDAVDEYLDDAVDELANTFLPELANDYMKVYQLALDRPIVLTGGMACIPGIVEEFEDRLSEELNREIEATAADKPDIAPTIGAQRIAARLVQN, encoded by the coding sequence ATGAGTGACGACGACGCCGAGGACGCAACCGAGGGGACGACCGGTGGTGGCCGGTCGGTGCCGGTCGGTGTGAAACTCGGAAGCACCCGGACGGTCATCGCCCTCCCGGACGACCACGGGACCGAGAACCGCATCATCCGAACGCTGACCTGTATGGCGACGTACGAGGACGCCCTCACCGGCGAGGAGAAGGTCCTCTACGGCGAGGAGGCCGCCCGCGAGTACCCCGACCGCGTGCAGTACATGCTCCGCTCGGGCCTGCCCGAGGACGCCGACAGGGCGGAGATGACCAAGCGATTTTTCGAGGCGATTATCGAGGAGAACGACATCCCCGCGGACAGCGGCGTCGTCTACGCCATCCCGACCATCGACAACCCCGCGGGTCTGGACAACCTCCGGTCGGTCATCGAGGACTCCTCCATCGGCCTCTCGATGGTCGAGAGCTACCCCGAGTCGCTGTGCGGGTCGATTCCCGCCTTCGGCGACGACTTAGAGGCCATCGACGAGATTTTCCTCTCGGTCAACATGGGGTCGACGAACCTCGAAGCCTCGGCCTATCGTCGCGGCGAGCAACTCGCACCGTTCACGACCGGCGCGGTCACCGGCAACGAAGTCGACCGTATGATTGCGAACTACGTCGAGGAGGAGACCCAGGGCCGGGTGAACATCGACACCCAGACCGCCCGCGAGTACAAAGAAGAACACGCGGACTTCGTCGAGTTCGAACCCTTTACCGACATCATCCAGCAACCCGGTGGCGGCACCCACGAGTTCACCATCGAGCGCTCGGTGATGGACGCCGTCGACGAGTATCTGGACGACGCCGTCGACGAACTCGCCAACACGTTCCTCCCGGAACTCGCCAACGACTACATGAAGGTGTACCAACTCGCCCTCGACCGCCCCATCGTCCTCACGGGCGGGATGGCCTGCATCCCCGGCATCGTCGAGGAGTTCGAGGACCGACTCAGCGAGGAGCTAAACCGCGAAATCGAGGCGACGGCGGCGGACAAGCCCGACATCGCGCCCACGATCGGCGCACAGCGCATCGCCGCCCGACTCGTCCAGAACTAA
- a CDS encoding FlaD/FlaE family flagellar protein, whose product MTINPRDYDLDELRKMARQRGDRNGGLGDDEEVPDPSNLDIGLEGGDDEVLAGSSFRAGLYRELLPFLSGESAEKPYLASLPETYAAEFVVFEWLEFLLMHSGYQGADQALDYYESIDWITEDVQSDLSDYLLGIDESATNDDNELSVDDHMLSLVYVAKLTAMV is encoded by the coding sequence ATGACTATCAATCCGCGCGACTACGACTTAGACGAGTTGCGCAAGATGGCGCGTCAGCGCGGTGACCGCAACGGGGGACTCGGCGACGACGAGGAGGTGCCCGACCCCTCGAACCTCGACATCGGACTGGAGGGCGGCGACGACGAAGTGCTCGCAGGCAGTTCCTTCCGCGCGGGCCTGTACCGCGAACTCCTCCCGTTCCTCTCCGGCGAGAGCGCGGAGAAACCCTACCTGGCGTCCCTGCCGGAGACGTACGCCGCGGAGTTCGTCGTCTTCGAGTGGTTGGAGTTCCTGCTGATGCACTCGGGGTATCAGGGGGCCGACCAAGCGCTGGACTACTACGAGTCCATCGACTGGATAACCGAGGACGTGCAGTCGGACCTTTCGGACTACCTCCTCGGCATCGACGAGTCGGCGACGAACGACGACAACGAACTCAGCGTCGACGACCACATGCTGAGCCTCGTCTACGTCGCGAAGTTGACGGCGATGGTCTGA
- a CDS encoding ParA family protein: MNRHSATGPARICVTNAKGGTGKTTVAINVAGALNDRGRDVLFVDLDPQGNATEGLGLVDEYDAQPPTLFDALTGSPELLGDLVVEHEEMDVIPSSIDMLQAEHELTIADLIARVRTGGPAVDPATLSQFAINVTPEMVRGDHALDTLDRALQTVSGYDYVIIDSPPFYGKLTDTGVFAAGHILIPALAEATSERAIELLMDQMAAMEHQTGTSVETLGVVANRIETTSEDEMMLEWFNAAFPDSPVWEVRKRVALQRAYTQGNSLFGHDEACDMADVFADIAATFDEQFGYNEVTA, from the coding sequence ATGAACCGGCACTCCGCGACCGGACCGGCCCGTATCTGCGTGACGAACGCGAAGGGCGGCACCGGAAAGACGACGGTAGCTATCAACGTGGCCGGTGCGTTGAACGACAGGGGCCGGGACGTGCTGTTCGTGGACTTGGACCCGCAGGGCAACGCCACCGAGGGGTTGGGCCTCGTCGACGAGTACGACGCCCAACCGCCCACGCTGTTCGACGCGCTCACCGGCAGCCCCGAACTCCTCGGTGACCTCGTGGTCGAACACGAGGAGATGGACGTGATTCCGTCGAGCATCGACATGCTCCAAGCGGAACACGAACTGACCATCGCGGACCTCATCGCCCGCGTCCGCACCGGCGGCCCCGCCGTCGACCCGGCGACCCTCTCGCAGTTCGCTATCAACGTCACGCCCGAGATGGTCCGAGGCGACCACGCGCTGGACACGCTGGACCGCGCCTTGCAGACGGTGTCTGGGTACGACTACGTCATCATCGACTCGCCGCCGTTCTACGGGAAACTGACCGACACGGGCGTCTTCGCCGCCGGACACATCCTCATCCCGGCGCTCGCGGAGGCTACCTCCGAGCGAGCCATCGAACTCCTGATGGACCAGATGGCCGCGATGGAACACCAGACCGGGACCAGCGTCGAGACGCTGGGCGTGGTCGCCAACCGCATCGAGACCACCTCCGAGGACGAGATGATGCTGGAGTGGTTCAACGCCGCGTTCCCGGACAGTCCCGTCTGGGAGGTCCGCAAGCGGGTGGCCCTCCAGCGTGCGTACACCCAGGGGAACTCTCTCTTTGGACACGACGAGGCCTGTGACATGGCCGACGTGTTCGCAGACATCGCCGCGACGTTCGACGAGCAGTTCGGCTACAACGAGGTAACAGCATGA
- a CDS encoding chemotaxis protein CheW yields the protein MSDDDRMDRAERIRNMRAGNRGDDGADEADAESADDSSTDAPEPAESADDAVADADAESTDDADETVTDDAATGVDAEAASVETAADEASEQAAKTAAASTGDGDDDSAADATAAAERAAAAAAQITDDSDPAGVTTQRDVSATASPMQGPSGVELPDQQLLEEAMATSNAARSQGATRAAAVGEESTQKEELVRVLEFSLGDEYYCLDIEYVEEIVKRETVTRVPNTPDYVDGVVDLRGQITTILEPKEMMDIDEAGDQSLIVVFDPEMFEEQGAVGWVVDEVRQVVPVAESEVNDPPVDAEYINGVVDREDHDQFVIWVEPDDALAAATAEDD from the coding sequence ATGAGCGACGACGACCGTATGGACCGAGCAGAGCGCATCCGCAACATGCGCGCGGGGAACAGAGGCGACGACGGCGCGGACGAGGCGGACGCCGAGTCCGCGGACGACTCGTCGACAGACGCGCCGGAACCGGCCGAGTCGGCCGACGACGCGGTGGCCGACGCCGACGCCGAATCCACGGACGACGCGGACGAGACGGTGACCGACGACGCCGCGACAGGCGTAGACGCGGAGGCGGCGAGCGTCGAGACGGCCGCCGACGAGGCGTCCGAACAGGCCGCCAAGACGGCGGCGGCATCCACCGGCGACGGCGACGACGACAGCGCGGCCGACGCCACCGCGGCGGCGGAACGCGCGGCCGCCGCGGCCGCACAGATTACCGACGACAGCGACCCCGCTGGCGTCACGACACAGCGGGACGTTTCCGCGACGGCGTCGCCGATGCAAGGCCCGAGCGGCGTCGAACTCCCGGACCAGCAACTGCTGGAGGAGGCGATGGCGACGAGCAACGCCGCCCGGTCACAGGGCGCGACCCGCGCCGCCGCCGTCGGCGAGGAGTCGACCCAGAAAGAGGAACTCGTCCGCGTCTTGGAGTTCTCGCTCGGCGACGAGTACTACTGTCTGGACATCGAGTACGTCGAGGAAATCGTCAAGCGCGAGACCGTCACGCGCGTTCCGAACACCCCGGACTACGTCGACGGCGTCGTCGACCTCCGCGGACAGATTACGACCATCCTCGAACCGAAGGAGATGATGGATATCGACGAGGCGGGCGACCAGAGCCTCATCGTCGTCTTCGACCCCGAGATGTTCGAAGAGCAGGGCGCTGTCGGGTGGGTCGTCGACGAGGTCCGACAGGTCGTCCCCGTGGCCGAGTCCGAGGTGAACGACCCGCCGGTCGACGCTGAGTACATCAACGGCGTCGTCGACCGCGAGGACCACGACCAGTTCGTCATCTGGGTCGAACCCGACGACGCCTTGGCGGCCGCCACCGCCGAGGACGACTGA
- a CDS encoding NAD(P)/FAD-dependent oxidoreductase encodes MRVAVLGAGYAGLTLARRLERTLPADVELVVVDEQRDHLVQHELHRVVRRPSLADDITVDLREVLDCEVRQAEVTAVDADAGAATLATDDGEETLSYDVGAVCLGAETAYYDLGGVREHATPLKRLSHAREIRDDFLELDDGDRVVVGGAGLSGVQVAGELAALAEEEGVDVAVCLLEQEAVVAPTFPESFQRAVHDSLLDAGVTVRTGTAVTSADGDAISLVSGEELSYDQFVWTGGIQGPEALRDERPVVRADLRLGDATFAVGDAARVVDSDGEAVPASASAAIRAARVAADNVGTLVAHLRDDDGGFEPRLTRYRFEVPGWLVSVGDDAVAKVGPTVLTGRPALALKTTVGAGYLGSVGAIRNATDLVREELDIAERDAIDAVPDDIVDVSESEEE; translated from the coding sequence ATGCGCGTCGCCGTCCTCGGTGCCGGATACGCCGGACTGACACTCGCTCGAAGGCTCGAACGGACACTGCCCGCCGACGTGGAACTGGTCGTCGTCGACGAGCAACGGGACCACCTCGTGCAACACGAACTCCACCGGGTGGTCCGGCGACCCTCGCTGGCCGACGACATCACCGTCGACCTGCGCGAGGTGCTGGACTGCGAGGTACGGCAGGCTGAGGTCACGGCCGTCGACGCCGACGCCGGGGCCGCGACGCTCGCCACAGACGACGGCGAGGAGACGCTCTCGTACGACGTGGGCGCGGTGTGTCTCGGCGCGGAGACGGCCTACTACGACCTCGGCGGCGTGCGCGAACACGCGACGCCGCTGAAACGCCTCTCGCACGCCCGCGAGATTCGCGACGACTTCCTCGAACTGGACGACGGCGACCGGGTCGTCGTCGGCGGCGCGGGCCTCTCCGGCGTGCAAGTCGCTGGCGAATTGGCCGCCTTGGCCGAGGAGGAGGGCGTGGACGTGGCGGTCTGTCTGCTCGAACAGGAAGCGGTCGTCGCGCCGACGTTCCCCGAGTCGTTCCAGCGGGCCGTTCACGACTCGCTCCTCGATGCGGGCGTCACCGTCCGCACTGGAACTGCTGTCACCTCGGCCGACGGCGACGCGATATCGCTCGTCTCCGGCGAGGAACTAAGCTACGACCAGTTCGTCTGGACCGGCGGGATACAGGGACCCGAAGCGCTGCGCGACGAGCGTCCGGTCGTCCGCGCGGACCTCCGACTCGGCGACGCGACGTTCGCCGTCGGCGACGCCGCCCGCGTGGTCGACAGCGACGGCGAGGCCGTCCCCGCCAGCGCCTCGGCGGCCATTCGAGCGGCCCGCGTCGCGGCCGACAACGTCGGGACGCTGGTCGCACATCTGCGCGACGACGACGGCGGATTCGAACCTCGCCTCACCCGCTACCGGTTCGAAGTACCGGGGTGGCTCGTCTCGGTCGGCGACGACGCCGTCGCGAAGGTCGGACCGACCGTCCTCACCGGTCGTCCGGCGCTGGCGCTGAAGACCACCGTCGGCGCGGGCTACCTCGGAAGCGTCGGTGCGATTCGGAACGCGACGGACCTCGTCCGAGAGGAGTTGGATATCGCGGAGAGAGACGCCATCGATGCCGTGCCCGACGACATCGTCGACGTTTCCGAATCGGAAGAAGAGTAG
- a CDS encoding antirestriction protein yields the protein MDRARRLLVLHFGVGLSGLAFFVSLRPELPGAIDALLIASVGLAIAALQHRFEHEALPDRVYAVRDYADDHPLLLVAGIMLTAAVAALPIVVERSLVRWYFDAIFGLYVGSLGYRVLYGLVRPVPEAALERV from the coding sequence ATGGACCGCGCGCGCCGCCTCCTCGTGCTCCACTTCGGCGTCGGACTCAGCGGACTGGCCTTCTTCGTGAGTCTACGGCCCGAACTCCCGGGAGCGATAGACGCCCTCCTCATCGCTTCGGTGGGTCTCGCCATCGCCGCACTTCAACACCGCTTCGAACACGAGGCGTTGCCGGACCGGGTGTACGCGGTCCGTGACTACGCCGACGACCACCCGCTGTTGCTCGTCGCCGGCATCATGCTCACTGCCGCTGTCGCGGCCCTGCCGATCGTCGTCGAGCGGTCGCTCGTGCGGTGGTACTTCGACGCGATTTTCGGCCTCTACGTCGGTTCCCTCGGATACCGGGTTCTCTACGGTCTCGTCCGACCGGTTCCGGAGGCCGCGCTAGAACGCGTATAA
- the mvaD gene encoding phosphomevalonate decarboxylase MvaD, protein MKATAKAHPIQGLVKYHGMRDEELRLPYHDSISVCTAPSHSKTTAEFDPDRDEDVYVIDGEAVEGRGAERIDAVVDHVRDLAGIDHGVRFESTNNFPTNIGFGSSSSGFAAAAMALVEAAGLDMTRPEISTVARRGSSSAARAVTGAFSHLRTGMNDKDCRSERIETDLEDDLRIVAGMVPSYKETEAAHAEAADSHMFEARMAHIHGQISDMRDALYDADFGRAFELAEHDSLSLAATTMTGPAGWVYWQPRTIEIFNAVRELRDEGVPVYFSVDTGASVYVNTTEEYVDRVEAAVNDCGVDTRVWEVGGPAQVLDEDAALF, encoded by the coding sequence ATGAAAGCGACCGCGAAGGCCCACCCGATTCAGGGCTTGGTCAAGTACCACGGGATGCGCGACGAGGAACTCCGCCTCCCGTACCACGACAGCATCTCCGTCTGTACGGCCCCGAGTCACTCGAAGACGACCGCCGAGTTCGACCCGGACCGCGACGAAGACGTGTACGTCATCGACGGCGAGGCAGTCGAGGGCCGCGGGGCCGAGCGCATCGACGCCGTCGTCGACCACGTCCGCGACCTCGCGGGTATCGACCACGGCGTCCGCTTCGAGTCGACCAACAACTTCCCGACCAACATCGGCTTCGGGTCTTCCTCGTCGGGTTTCGCCGCCGCCGCGATGGCGCTGGTCGAGGCCGCCGGACTGGACATGACTCGGCCCGAAATCTCGACGGTCGCCCGTCGTGGGTCCTCCTCGGCGGCCCGCGCGGTCACTGGGGCGTTCTCGCACCTCCGGACCGGGATGAACGACAAGGACTGCCGGAGCGAACGCATCGAGACCGACCTCGAAGACGACCTGCGCATCGTCGCCGGGATGGTGCCCTCGTACAAGGAGACGGAGGCCGCCCACGCCGAGGCCGCCGACAGTCACATGTTCGAGGCGCGGATGGCCCACATCCACGGCCAGATTTCGGACATGCGCGACGCGCTGTACGACGCCGATTTCGGCCGCGCGTTCGAACTCGCAGAGCACGATTCGCTGTCGCTCGCCGCGACGACGATGACCGGCCCCGCCGGGTGGGTGTACTGGCAACCGCGCACCATCGAGATTTTCAACGCCGTCCGTGAACTGCGCGATGAGGGCGTCCCGGTGTACTTCTCGGTCGACACCGGCGCGAGCGTCTACGTCAACACCACCGAGGAATACGTCGACCGGGTCGAGGCGGCAGTGAACGACTGCGGCGTCGACACCCGCGTCTGGGAGGTCGGCGGCCCCGCACAGGTCTTAGACGAGGACGCCGCGCTGTTCTGA
- a CDS encoding cob(I)yrinic acid a,c-diamide adenosyltransferase yields MTIYTGRGDQGQTDLRTMDRVAKDSRRIEAYGTVDEVNALVGVVRPTGYDDIDEHLREVQNHLHIVQADFANPQPDEDDPQIDEGHVDEIEAVIDEADGELDPLESFILPSGSEPGAKLHHARAVCRRAERRAVSLAAEEAGVNETAIVYLNRLSDALFTLARLVNKREGVREESPHY; encoded by the coding sequence ATGACCATCTACACCGGCCGCGGCGACCAGGGGCAGACCGACCTGCGGACGATGGACCGGGTCGCGAAAGACTCCCGGCGCATCGAGGCGTACGGCACCGTCGACGAGGTAAACGCCCTCGTCGGCGTCGTCCGTCCCACCGGGTACGACGACATCGACGAGCACCTCCGCGAGGTCCAGAACCATCTCCACATCGTGCAGGCGGACTTCGCCAACCCCCAACCCGACGAGGACGACCCGCAAATCGACGAGGGACACGTCGACGAAATCGAGGCCGTCATCGACGAGGCCGACGGCGAACTGGACCCCCTCGAATCGTTCATCCTGCCCTCGGGGTCCGAACCGGGCGCGAAACTCCACCACGCCCGCGCGGTGTGTCGCCGGGCCGAACGCCGCGCCGTCTCCCTGGCCGCAGAGGAGGCCGGGGTGAACGAGACGGCCATCGTCTACCTCAATCGCCTCTCGGACGCCCTGTTCACGCTGGCGCGACTCGTCAACAAGCGGGAGGGCGTCCGCGAGGAGAGTCCGCACTACTGA